The Paraburkholderia hospita genome includes a window with the following:
- a CDS encoding cytochrome C translates to MNQALKGSYAHYRLLHMGLLAALAVLCMLQTFPAHALPIFARQTGQSCVACHAGGQFPELTPYGRMFKLNGYTFGERTIPLAVMGTVDVTKTRHNHDIDGNQISPKDGNLTWDAASIFLAGKITDHIGGFAQYTYTNYDHQNASGTWVGHWGSDNTDIRYVDRIIGDAKDLILGVTLNNSPSVQDVWNTAPSWSYPYLSSPTSTVGAPQFLPVFEGSLAQQVAGIGSYLYWNKTVYAELSAYATAEGIWSFLSKGSKEGDTAHPQTYLRGYNPYWRLALTHDWGANSVMVGTFGLNAKIYPNDSNAFPIFDQGVTRFTDIGFDAQYQYILEPHTITAQARYIHENISDPNNLVLGDSQSATLNSLRLKVSYIYQARYGISLSYFNVTGSTDSAAYGSSANFSPATSGWMPEIFWIPVQNIRIGVQYTHFTKYLGARSNYDGMGRNASDNDTLFVYLWAAYW, encoded by the coding sequence ATGAACCAGGCTTTGAAGGGCAGCTACGCGCATTATCGCCTGCTGCACATGGGCTTGCTGGCGGCGCTCGCCGTGCTGTGTATGTTGCAGACCTTTCCCGCGCACGCGTTGCCCATATTCGCGAGACAGACGGGGCAGAGCTGCGTTGCCTGTCACGCCGGCGGCCAGTTTCCAGAACTCACGCCCTATGGACGCATGTTCAAGCTGAATGGCTATACGTTCGGCGAACGCACGATTCCGCTTGCCGTCATGGGCACAGTCGACGTGACCAAGACCCGGCACAACCACGATATCGACGGCAATCAGATTTCGCCGAAAGACGGTAATCTGACGTGGGATGCGGCGAGTATTTTCCTCGCTGGCAAGATCACCGACCACATCGGCGGCTTCGCCCAGTATACCTACACGAACTACGATCACCAGAACGCCAGTGGTACCTGGGTCGGTCACTGGGGATCGGATAACACGGACATCCGCTACGTCGATCGAATCATAGGAGATGCGAAGGACCTCATTCTGGGCGTGACGTTGAACAACAGCCCGTCGGTGCAGGACGTCTGGAATACGGCTCCTTCATGGAGCTATCCGTATCTGTCGTCGCCGACGAGCACAGTCGGGGCACCGCAGTTCCTGCCTGTCTTCGAAGGCAGTCTCGCGCAACAGGTGGCGGGCATCGGCAGCTACCTGTACTGGAACAAGACGGTGTATGCAGAGTTGAGCGCGTACGCGACGGCCGAAGGCATCTGGTCGTTCCTGAGTAAGGGCAGCAAGGAAGGAGACACCGCCCACCCGCAGACCTATCTGCGCGGCTATAACCCGTATTGGCGCCTCGCGCTAACACACGACTGGGGTGCGAATAGTGTCATGGTCGGTACGTTCGGGCTGAACGCGAAGATCTACCCAAACGACTCGAACGCGTTCCCGATATTCGACCAGGGTGTGACGCGCTTTACCGATATCGGTTTCGATGCGCAGTACCAGTACATTCTGGAGCCGCATACAATTACCGCGCAGGCACGATATATACACGAGAACATCAGCGATCCAAATAATCTCGTTCTTGGCGACAGCCAATCGGCGACGCTCAATTCGCTTCGGTTGAAAGTGTCGTACATCTATCAGGCCCGGTACGGCATAAGCCTGTCCTATTTCAACGTGACAGGTAGCACTGACAGCGCCGCTTACGGCAGCAGCGCGAACTTTTCACCCGCCACATCGGGTTGGATGCCAGAGATATTCTGGATCCCGGTGCAGAACATACGGATTGGCGTGCAGTACACGCATTTCACCAAATACCTTGGCGCGCGCTCCAACTACGACGGCATGGGGCGCAACGCGTCGGACAACGACACATTGTTCGTCTATCTGTGGGCCGCGTACTGGTAG